The genomic interval TGGTCCTGCACCGTGACCAGGTCGAGGCCGAGCTCTTCGCTGCGCTGGGCGAGGCGCACAGGGACGAGCGGGTCGCCGGCGGCGTCGCCAAAGGGTGCAGAGCCGTTGAGGGGCGTGATCGAGCTGCCGAAGAGCAGTGGCTGTCCGTAGTCCATGCTGGGACTCAGGCGCGCTCGGCGGCGACCAGCGCTCGGGCGGCCGGAGCGACCTCCTGGCCGTACAGCGCGATCGCGTTGGGGTCGTCACCGGCGAGGATGAACCCGGTCATGCCGTACTCCAGCGCGAGCACGGCGAGCTGCTCGGCCCATTGCGCAGGGGGTCCCACCAGCAGCTGCTGGCTCGTCTCGGCCGCGAAGCGTCCGTTGATGTTCACCAGTCGACGGATCGCACGCGGATCGCGACCTGCGCCGGCGGCGGCATCGTCGATGCGTGCGTTGGCGTCTGTCAGTTCGTCGAGGCTCTTCATGTAGCCCATCGACGGCAGCCAGCCGTCGGCCTTGCGACCGATCAGGCGCAGCATCCGTGGCTTGAGTGCGCCCAGCCAGATGCCGATATCGTGTGCCGGGGCGGGTCCGCGCTTCGCCCCGACGACCTGGTGGTGCTTGCCGTCGACGACGAGGCGCTCGGGGTTGCCGGCATCCCAGATGCCGCGGATGATGTCGATGCCCTCCTCGAGAGCGGTCACCGACTCGCCGGGGGTGAGGCGCTCGCCGCCCATGGCGACGATCGGGTCCCAGAACCCGCCGGCGCCCAGGCCCAGCTCCACACGTCCGCCGCTGAGCAGGTCGAGGCTGGCGGCGGCGCGCGCGAGCACGGCAGGCCCGCGCAGCGGCAGGTTGATCACATTGCCCGAGAGGTGGATGCGCGAGGTCTTCGCCGCCACGTAGCTCAGCAGCGTCCACGTGTCGAGGAACCCTGGCTGGTACGGATGATCCTGGAACGTCGCGAGGTCGAGACCGGCGGCCTCGGACGCCTGGGCGAGCTGCACCGCGTGCTGCGGCACCTGGTTCGTCGGGGTGATGAATGTGCCGAAGAGCAGGTCATGGCCGTAGTCCGTCATACCCCCAGTCAACAGCCCGAGACCGCGGAATCTTCCCGCGGCACGCACCCGACGCGCGACACCCATGAAAGATCGACAGACCTGAATGGTCATCATCGTAAACATTCGCTTTTCTTTATGAGTGTCAGGAGTCATCCTGAGACCATGACCACCCCTGTGCTCCCCGCCTCCGACACCCACGCCGAGCTGGCCGCGCTCGCCGACGATGCCGTCGCGCTCGTGCGCCGGTGGCTGATCGAAAGCCGCGACGTGCCGGTGGATGCTGCCGCGCAGCGTCTCGCCGGCGTGCTGCGCGATGAGAACGGCCTCGACTTCACGGTCGGCTTCGTCGACGGCGTCGTGCGCCCCGAAGACACGAAGGTCGCCGCCCGCAACCTGCGTGAGATCGTGCCGCTCACCCCGAAGTTCCTGCCGGCTCCGTTGCGCGGCGCCATCGCGCTCGGCGGCGCGTTCGCGCCGATCTTCCCCGGCATCGTCGTGCCGATCAGCCGCCGCGTGCTGCGCAGCATGGTGCGCCACCTCATCGTCGACGCGCGCGACGCCCAACTCGGGTCGGCGATCCGTCGCATCCGCTCCGCCGAGAACGT from Microbacterium sp. H1-D42 carries:
- a CDS encoding LLM class flavin-dependent oxidoreductase; translated protein: MTDYGHDLLFGTFITPTNQVPQHAVQLAQASEAAGLDLATFQDHPYQPGFLDTWTLLSYVAAKTSRIHLSGNVINLPLRGPAVLARAAASLDLLSGGRVELGLGAGGFWDPIVAMGGERLTPGESVTALEEGIDIIRGIWDAGNPERLVVDGKHHQVVGAKRGPAPAHDIGIWLGALKPRMLRLIGRKADGWLPSMGYMKSLDELTDANARIDDAAAGAGRDPRAIRRLVNINGRFAAETSQQLLVGPPAQWAEQLAVLALEYGMTGFILAGDDPNAIALYGQEVAPAARALVAAERA